In a single window of the Luteolibacter yonseiensis genome:
- a CDS encoding glycoside hydrolase family 97 catalytic domain-containing protein: MNPFNPSRLTLSLLALCPLASLSAKEIWLDEYDTSGFSTGFGDAKKNKSISNKPLSIAGTTYPRGMGVHAPSDAFVNLRGQKSVRFQATVGADDGPEQSGSVVFQVIGDGKKLYDSGTLRKGDAAKKVDVDLAGVKLVELRVTDAGDGKNSDHANWADARFIYSDEAPAMGPRWTVSLPHYEGDVAKLAAARPQRVISSPDKKVKAGISVADGRLVIQVLRNGRPVLAPSPLGVTVDAVDLGKDVEIGGAQPYKTDETYAWFGNTTSMHDLCNGEKVSIRSGGETWTLDWRAYGDGIAWRYIIPGGGKRKVTGEATSFVIPEGASYWSNHNTGNYEANFLHFTVKDDSPTRQITMPVTVELKDGGYASITEANMFGYSGMTLGPRGRTLNGIFEDDAEGWTMEGEIATPWRIVIAAEDLNGLVNQSIVYNVSPPPDAKRFPQGMKTDWLKPGRSYWTWGFGQWDTAKWELIKGFVDDAASLNCDYYVIDDPWREPKMGWHRNGRDEWASLREVCDYAATKKVKIMVWEHWERLKSLEKREEFFKNVAAAGAVGVKIDFMDSESQDRLAFFKSCLEIGAKEKILINFHGANKPAGEERTWPHWMTREAVFGMEQGGNVARSHLAALPFTRLVTGPADFTPTVFRDGPMGKTTAGSQMAAAVAYNSPLNHWADSAKSYLAQPAEVVDFIRTKPVVWDELRVLPGSRIGEIAALARRSGDSWWIAVINGTDQVKTYDFVLDFLPSGNFHAVSFSDVEGEKTRLEIGGREVKSGDKATARMSPGGGFVMILKKN, translated from the coding sequence ATGAATCCGTTCAACCCATCCCGACTCACGCTGTCCCTGCTCGCCCTGTGCCCGCTGGCGTCCCTGTCCGCCAAGGAAATCTGGTTGGACGAATACGACACCAGCGGCTTCAGCACGGGCTTCGGAGACGCGAAGAAGAACAAGTCGATTTCCAACAAACCGCTGTCCATCGCGGGCACGACCTATCCGCGCGGAATGGGAGTCCATGCGCCGAGTGATGCGTTCGTGAACCTGCGCGGCCAGAAATCCGTCCGGTTCCAGGCAACCGTCGGCGCGGATGACGGGCCGGAGCAATCCGGATCGGTCGTCTTCCAAGTCATCGGCGACGGAAAAAAGCTCTATGACAGCGGGACTCTCCGCAAGGGCGATGCGGCGAAAAAAGTGGATGTGGATCTGGCAGGGGTGAAGCTGGTGGAACTCCGGGTGACCGATGCGGGCGACGGAAAAAACAGCGATCACGCGAATTGGGCGGACGCACGCTTCATCTACTCCGACGAGGCCCCCGCCATGGGACCGCGCTGGACGGTGAGCCTTCCACACTACGAAGGCGATGTTGCGAAACTCGCCGCCGCCAGACCACAACGTGTGATTTCCAGCCCTGACAAGAAGGTCAAGGCGGGCATCTCCGTGGCGGACGGAAGGCTGGTCATCCAGGTGCTGCGGAACGGCAGGCCGGTATTGGCCCCGTCCCCGCTGGGAGTTACGGTGGACGCAGTAGATCTCGGGAAGGATGTCGAGATCGGCGGCGCGCAACCCTACAAGACGGACGAGACCTACGCGTGGTTCGGCAACACGACCTCGATGCATGATCTCTGCAACGGGGAAAAGGTGTCCATCCGCAGCGGTGGCGAAACCTGGACGCTGGATTGGCGGGCCTACGGCGACGGCATCGCCTGGCGTTACATCATCCCCGGCGGTGGAAAAAGAAAGGTGACGGGCGAGGCGACCTCGTTCGTGATTCCGGAGGGAGCGAGCTACTGGAGCAATCACAACACCGGAAACTACGAAGCGAATTTCCTCCACTTCACCGTGAAGGACGACTCCCCCACCCGCCAGATCACCATGCCGGTGACGGTCGAGCTGAAGGATGGCGGCTATGCCAGCATCACCGAGGCGAACATGTTCGGCTACAGCGGCATGACCCTGGGCCCGCGGGGACGGACGCTGAACGGCATCTTCGAGGATGATGCGGAAGGCTGGACCATGGAGGGCGAGATCGCCACGCCATGGCGTATCGTCATCGCCGCGGAGGATCTCAACGGGCTGGTGAACCAGAGCATTGTTTACAACGTCTCGCCGCCGCCTGATGCGAAGCGGTTTCCCCAAGGCATGAAAACGGACTGGCTCAAGCCCGGCCGCTCCTACTGGACATGGGGCTTCGGGCAGTGGGACACCGCGAAATGGGAACTCATCAAGGGATTCGTGGACGACGCCGCCTCGCTGAACTGCGACTACTACGTCATCGATGATCCATGGCGCGAGCCGAAGATGGGCTGGCACCGCAATGGAAGGGACGAGTGGGCGAGCCTCAGGGAGGTGTGCGATTACGCGGCCACCAAGAAGGTGAAGATCATGGTCTGGGAGCATTGGGAGCGGCTCAAATCGCTCGAAAAGCGCGAGGAGTTTTTCAAGAACGTCGCCGCCGCCGGGGCCGTCGGCGTGAAGATCGACTTCATGGACAGCGAGAGCCAGGACCGGCTCGCGTTCTTCAAATCCTGCCTGGAAATCGGCGCGAAGGAAAAGATCCTGATCAATTTCCACGGTGCGAACAAGCCCGCCGGCGAGGAACGGACGTGGCCTCACTGGATGACCCGCGAGGCGGTCTTCGGGATGGAGCAGGGGGGAAATGTCGCCCGCTCCCACCTCGCGGCGCTGCCGTTCACCCGCCTTGTCACCGGTCCCGCCGATTTCACCCCCACCGTCTTCCGGGACGGACCGATGGGTAAAACGACGGCCGGATCGCAAATGGCCGCCGCCGTCGCCTACAATTCCCCGCTCAATCACTGGGCGGACAGCGCGAAATCCTACCTCGCGCAACCCGCCGAAGTCGTTGATTTCATCCGCACGAAGCCCGTCGTCTGGGACGAACTGCGGGTGCTGCCCGGCAGCAGGATCGGCGAGATCGCCGCACTCGCCCGCAGATCCGGCGATTCATGGTGGATCGCCGTCATCAATGGTACCGACCAGGTCAAAACGTATGATTTCGTTCTGGATTTCCTTCCTTCTGGAAATTTCCACGCGGTTTCCTTCAGCGATGTGGAGGGAGAAAAGACCCGGCTGGAAATCGGCGGTCGTGAGGTAAAATCCGGCGACAAGGCCACCGCCCGCATGTCGCCGGGAGGCGGTTTCGTCATGATCCTGAAGAAGAATTAA
- a CDS encoding HU family DNA-binding protein, translating to MATKLKLTKEKYSKTQILDEIAASTELSRKQVAAVLDGLSTIIESHVTKNAVGEFVLPGLLKISTVRKPATKARKGINPFTKEEVTFKAKPASTVVKVRPLKKLKDMAG from the coding sequence ATGGCAACCAAGCTTAAACTCACTAAGGAAAAGTATTCCAAAACCCAGATCCTCGACGAAATCGCCGCCAGCACCGAACTCAGCCGCAAGCAAGTGGCCGCTGTTCTGGATGGCCTCAGCACCATCATCGAGTCCCACGTCACCAAGAACGCTGTCGGCGAGTTCGTCCTTCCGGGCCTTCTCAAGATCAGCACCGTCCGCAAGCCGGCGACCAAGGCTCGCAAGGGCATCAATCCTTTCACCAAGGAAGAAGTCACTTTCAAGGCCAAGCCAGCGAGCACCGTCGTCAAGGTCCGTCCTTTGAAGAAGCTCAAGGACATGGCGGGCTGA
- a CDS encoding glycoside hydrolase family 76 protein — protein MSIQHVKGLTTALLLGILMLGPLEAAPPYASWGEENLTTIKKDLWLSESGLYAEMAPDENGAPSHPSFMWGVGVQLTALAAASAVEPGKYLPETKAYADAIQVYWLKHNGVEGFDVQPGPKESDRYYDDNAWLVLALAEVFEVSKEQKYLDRAIATFDFVMTGEDDKLGGGLYWRENILRSKHTCTNGPAIVSALRLHQLTKDGKYLEIARRLYAWTNSRLQDTDGLYFDNINLEGRVGRRKFTYNTALMIRANCLFHKITGEARYLEEARRVSLAAEKFWVRENGAVADSGRFAHMLVESYLELYQESGDRHWAEVVEKSLTYVHDNLKEPNGRYPVTWERKMSPRREESMLLNQASPARAYWVAAEILTGKAADDRKK, from the coding sequence ATGAGCATACAACATGTCAAAGGCCTGACGACGGCACTTCTGTTAGGAATCCTGATGCTTGGCCCGCTGGAAGCCGCCCCACCGTATGCCAGTTGGGGAGAAGAGAATCTCACAACCATCAAGAAGGATCTCTGGCTTTCCGAATCCGGACTCTATGCGGAGATGGCCCCGGATGAGAACGGCGCGCCCTCGCACCCATCCTTCATGTGGGGAGTGGGCGTGCAGCTTACCGCGCTGGCCGCGGCCTCCGCTGTCGAGCCCGGGAAATACCTTCCTGAAACCAAGGCGTATGCGGATGCCATCCAGGTGTATTGGCTCAAGCACAACGGCGTCGAGGGCTTCGACGTGCAGCCCGGCCCGAAGGAATCCGACCGCTATTACGATGACAACGCCTGGCTGGTGCTGGCGCTGGCGGAGGTTTTCGAAGTCAGCAAGGAACAAAAATATTTGGACCGGGCGATCGCGACATTCGATTTCGTCATGACCGGCGAGGACGACAAGCTCGGAGGAGGACTCTACTGGCGGGAAAACATCCTGCGCTCCAAGCACACCTGTACGAACGGCCCGGCCATTGTTTCGGCGTTGCGGCTGCACCAGCTCACGAAGGACGGGAAATATCTGGAAATCGCCAGGCGCCTGTATGCATGGACAAACTCCCGCCTTCAGGACACGGACGGCCTTTACTTCGACAACATCAATCTGGAAGGGCGCGTCGGCCGCAGGAAATTCACCTACAACACCGCGCTGATGATCCGTGCGAACTGCCTCTTCCACAAGATCACCGGAGAAGCGCGTTATCTGGAGGAAGCCAGGCGGGTCTCCCTGGCGGCGGAAAAATTCTGGGTGCGGGAGAACGGAGCGGTCGCCGACAGCGGTCGTTTCGCCCACATGCTGGTGGAGTCCTACCTGGAGCTTTATCAGGAAAGCGGGGACAGGCACTGGGCGGAGGTCGTGGAAAAATCCCTGACCTATGTGCACGACAATCTCAAGGAACCCAACGGACGTTACCCCGTGACATGGGAACGCAAAATGAGCCCCCGCCGGGAGGAGAGCATGCTTCTCAACCAGGCCAGCCCCGCGCGGGCTTACTGGGTGGCGGCGGAGATCCTCACCGGCAAGGCTGCGGACGACCGGAAAAAATAA
- a CDS encoding alpha/beta hydrolase family protein — MKSAFVTCFLSIFHLFRKATLLNIVLIANCCLADAERTAAGAGSGISAGYEAPSDAPYTACEVSVPTPAGHQLAGTLTLPKNAGRDHPVAAVITITGSGPQERDGFLGIGDYRPFRQIADELGRRGIAVLRMDDRGTGSSGGTFRGSTSGDFAEDVRAGLAWLRSRPEINPDKLAVLGYSEGAVIAPLVAQKESGLAALVLLAGVAEPPRSALHFQIGNQYRHDPSLTPAMRDELLAAIPAKIDAMMTGDPWLSFFLTLDPSAAMRRVKAPALVLTGSRDQQALPAQVPLQAAAFLEGGNMDVTACVVPGLNHLLVKDEDGFPGNYAKLPSPVRIDAEALAFVCDWLVKRLR, encoded by the coding sequence ATGAAATCCGCTTTCGTCACGTGTTTCCTTTCGATTTTCCATCTGTTCAGAAAAGCCACCCTGCTGAACATCGTGTTGATCGCAAACTGTTGCCTGGCGGATGCGGAACGGACTGCCGCTGGCGCCGGGTCGGGAATATCCGCAGGATATGAAGCTCCGTCGGACGCACCCTACACCGCTTGCGAGGTGTCCGTCCCCACACCGGCAGGCCATCAACTGGCGGGAACCCTGACCCTGCCGAAAAATGCCGGGAGGGACCATCCTGTCGCAGCGGTGATCACCATCACCGGATCCGGGCCGCAGGAGAGGGATGGATTTCTGGGAATCGGCGACTACCGTCCTTTCCGGCAGATCGCCGATGAACTGGGCCGCAGGGGAATCGCCGTGTTGCGTATGGACGACAGGGGGACGGGTTCGTCCGGCGGCACCTTCAGGGGCAGTACTAGCGGGGACTTCGCGGAGGACGTCCGGGCTGGCCTGGCATGGTTGCGGAGCCGCCCGGAAATCAATCCGGACAAACTGGCGGTCCTGGGATATAGCGAAGGTGCGGTGATCGCGCCGCTGGTGGCGCAGAAGGAATCGGGGCTGGCCGCGCTCGTGCTGCTGGCCGGAGTGGCGGAACCTCCCCGCAGCGCTTTGCACTTTCAGATCGGGAATCAATATAGGCACGACCCATCGTTGACACCGGCCATGCGGGACGAGCTGCTGGCCGCCATTCCCGCGAAAATCGACGCGATGATGACCGGAGATCCGTGGCTCAGTTTTTTTCTCACGCTTGATCCCTCCGCAGCCATGCGTCGTGTGAAAGCGCCCGCGCTTGTCCTGACCGGATCCCGCGACCAGCAGGCGTTGCCGGCACAGGTTCCGTTGCAAGCGGCGGCATTTCTGGAGGGGGGCAACATGGATGTGACCGCCTGTGTGGTTCCCGGACTCAATCATCTTCTGGTGAAGGATGAGGACGGCTTTCCGGGAAATTATGCGAAGTTGCCGTCTCCGGTCCGGATCGATGCCGAGGCTCTGGCTTTCGTCTGCGATTGGTTGGTGAAGAGGTTGCGCTGA
- a CDS encoding nitrilase-related carbon-nitrogen hydrolase, which produces MKHLSSFPARCTLSVISGAVFASAFPAIGWRWLVLPGLVGLLIALDGEKGTRARTIGFLHGMAVYASGLTWLMEIFGTMAVMLWAVLAGFSVLFAEFQSRAAIRGITGWKWAAFTALNWSALEFIRAELFPLKFPWMTAGLAVGPNSLLPWIGVYGVGLVVVLATAFLVARKWMGGTVALSVLAACVFLNPRVPEPADDDARAVSVGGLQLEGVSLTDYLKGTREMPAGVDLVVWPEYAVPYDIRSDKRDWELVRKLCHERGLTLVFGSKVGLASDKDWRNIALTVDPSGVLGEHTKVHPVHFFNDGAPGKTTLPVPTAHGKIGTPICFDCDYEGVVRGMTAAGAELIVAPTMDAEKWTARQHDQHAELFRIRACENGRWLFVVATSGVSQIIDPNGHLHARLDALKQGPVHGMMKRETALTIYTRVGWLTPWCVLGAAAVCWLALLFKKTRIGKDRDSAVPPNTDP; this is translated from the coding sequence ATGAAACACCTTTCTTCGTTTCCCGCCCGCTGCACGTTGTCCGTGATTTCCGGAGCGGTGTTCGCCTCGGCGTTTCCGGCGATCGGCTGGAGATGGCTGGTGCTGCCCGGCCTGGTTGGATTGTTGATCGCTCTCGATGGTGAGAAAGGGACGCGGGCGCGGACCATCGGTTTCCTGCACGGGATGGCGGTTTATGCGTCCGGGCTGACATGGCTGATGGAAATATTCGGCACCATGGCGGTGATGTTGTGGGCGGTGCTCGCGGGATTCAGCGTGCTGTTCGCGGAGTTCCAGAGCCGTGCCGCGATCCGGGGAATCACCGGATGGAAATGGGCCGCCTTCACCGCGTTGAACTGGTCGGCGCTGGAGTTCATACGAGCGGAGCTGTTTCCTCTCAAGTTTCCCTGGATGACGGCCGGACTTGCGGTGGGGCCGAATTCGTTGCTGCCATGGATCGGTGTTTACGGTGTGGGTCTGGTTGTCGTGCTGGCTACGGCTTTTCTCGTAGCGAGGAAATGGATGGGGGGAACGGTGGCGCTGTCGGTGCTGGCTGCCTGCGTTTTCCTGAATCCCCGTGTGCCGGAACCTGCGGATGACGACGCGCGCGCGGTCAGTGTGGGTGGCTTGCAACTGGAGGGCGTTTCCCTGACCGACTATCTCAAGGGGACGCGGGAGATGCCGGCCGGCGTGGATCTGGTGGTGTGGCCGGAGTATGCCGTTCCCTATGACATCCGTTCGGACAAGCGCGATTGGGAATTGGTGCGGAAGCTTTGCCATGAACGTGGGCTGACACTTGTTTTCGGCAGCAAGGTCGGCCTCGCGTCGGACAAGGACTGGCGGAACATCGCCCTGACCGTTGATCCTTCAGGCGTCCTCGGCGAGCATACGAAAGTCCATCCCGTGCATTTTTTCAATGATGGCGCACCGGGCAAGACCACGTTGCCGGTCCCGACCGCCCACGGCAAAATCGGCACGCCCATCTGTTTCGACTGCGACTACGAAGGAGTCGTCCGGGGCATGACCGCCGCCGGAGCGGAGCTGATCGTCGCGCCGACCATGGATGCGGAGAAATGGACTGCCCGCCAGCACGACCAGCATGCGGAGCTTTTCCGCATCCGTGCCTGTGAGAACGGACGCTGGCTTTTCGTCGTGGCGACCTCGGGTGTTTCACAAATCATCGATCCGAACGGTCATCTCCACGCAAGGCTGGACGCTCTCAAGCAGGGTCCTGTCCACGGCATGATGAAGCGGGAAACCGCACTCACGATCTACACCCGTGTCGGTTGGCTGACCCCTTGGTGCGTGCTGGGAGCGGCGGCTGTTTGCTGGCTTGCACTGCTTTTCAAGAAAACGCGCATTGGCAAAGACCGTGATTCAGCCGTTCCCCCAAACACCGATCCATGA
- a CDS encoding DUF4826 family protein produces MKAPEKTEEEKWIAEERRKVIDYLDFQGCRHGGVENWPTFHVEPDVALWAVQSVKHSGRVGWWAISGDVPTDYMSSTLGEEPREALLHFSAEWADVADHMRRGEEHPTLNMGTPEEWPELAEMLQHRADALARYAAEEGWDD; encoded by the coding sequence ATGAAGGCACCCGAAAAGACGGAAGAGGAAAAATGGATCGCGGAAGAGCGCCGGAAAGTCATCGATTACCTCGATTTTCAAGGCTGCCGGCATGGAGGCGTGGAAAATTGGCCGACCTTCCACGTGGAACCGGACGTCGCGCTCTGGGCTGTCCAGTCCGTGAAGCACAGCGGGCGCGTCGGTTGGTGGGCCATCAGCGGGGATGTCCCGACGGACTACATGTCCAGCACCCTCGGCGAGGAACCACGCGAGGCATTGCTGCATTTCAGCGCGGAATGGGCGGATGTGGCCGACCACATGCGGCGGGGCGAAGAGCACCCCACACTCAATATGGGAACCCCGGAGGAGTGGCCGGAACTCGCCGAAATGCTCCAACACCGGGCCGACGCGCTGGCCCGTTACGCCGCTGAAGAGGGGTGGGACGACTGA
- a CDS encoding tetratricopeptide repeat protein, producing MFDRITKNLCAPMAGLTTSVLLIATASAQAQTPPPVSPAQFDPSDVYFQAYLAKRDAERLEESGDFVGASEKLRAANKLMEGVRTYYPAWKPEMVGGSISKNSDTLARLFTRAEEQKKNQRKVTAELEGGEKTSGTLIDPAEGVMPLKPGVLDVNPMDAKRLREAEAEVERLKNLTKPAPTTGGETSRDLSRVNDMARQRDFAQAQLRAAENSLQSLRARLAASPVESEMKAIEQRIAGLEQERDAMGMALTQSRARHTEALAEIATLQADRGVMQQKYSNLDRDLKVQEKVSNEVVAGQRTQLMAMEKELAQKNLELGKAHERINNLVKELEESRESFAQIRTERDSLLEEREQMNVLLNFNRDGQINHLIQQNLGLSKSLNEAKETVERLNLDNNSTKDEVIAAKQNLAIAKSQINRLQQEKRDQDQRLEDLEKRLRGEERSLAGGNASSNPEEVRMLREIIRKQLAVQERRRQASDLMVQAAKDMGGESEEMDQAIKLLDGQDVQLTPDEQQLLADRQVDGVFISPFAQDRDTVGRNTDALNRDISVLERTAEKSYSAGRLLPTRELFEMIMEQHPGHIPTLCKLGVVDLKLNDPTAAVDKFRRAVELEANNPYAHRMLGYSLFLLGDLAAAEQEFKTAIQILPDDAKSYFLLAKTTLNLGRAGEAEANFKASIAADPMPNEGYIALAVLCARDKRLDQAKEYYQQALERGAVPDPKLEERLVTQ from the coding sequence ATGTTCGACCGGATCACGAAAAACCTCTGCGCGCCCATGGCGGGGCTGACCACCTCCGTGCTTTTGATAGCCACGGCCTCCGCACAGGCGCAGACACCGCCTCCGGTGTCGCCCGCGCAGTTCGATCCCTCCGATGTCTATTTCCAGGCCTATCTGGCGAAACGCGACGCCGAGCGGTTGGAAGAGAGCGGGGATTTCGTCGGCGCATCGGAAAAGCTCAGGGCGGCGAACAAGCTGATGGAGGGTGTCCGCACCTATTATCCGGCGTGGAAGCCCGAGATGGTCGGTGGCAGCATCTCGAAAAATTCCGACACCCTCGCCCGCTTGTTCACGCGGGCTGAGGAACAGAAGAAAAACCAGCGCAAGGTCACCGCCGAACTTGAAGGCGGTGAAAAAACCTCCGGCACATTGATCGATCCCGCGGAAGGGGTCATGCCGCTCAAACCGGGCGTCCTCGATGTCAACCCGATGGACGCCAAACGCCTCAGGGAAGCGGAGGCCGAGGTGGAACGTCTGAAAAATCTCACGAAGCCCGCTCCCACGACAGGTGGGGAAACGTCCCGCGACCTCTCCCGCGTGAACGACATGGCCCGCCAGCGCGACTTCGCCCAAGCGCAGCTCCGCGCGGCGGAAAACAGCCTGCAGTCGCTCCGCGCCCGGCTCGCCGCCAGTCCGGTGGAAAGCGAGATGAAGGCGATCGAACAACGCATCGCAGGCCTGGAGCAGGAACGCGACGCCATGGGCATGGCCCTCACCCAGAGCCGGGCCCGGCACACCGAGGCGCTCGCGGAGATCGCGACGCTCCAGGCGGATCGCGGAGTGATGCAGCAGAAATACTCCAATCTGGACCGCGATCTGAAGGTTCAGGAAAAAGTCTCGAACGAGGTCGTCGCCGGCCAGCGGACGCAGCTCATGGCGATGGAGAAGGAACTCGCCCAGAAAAACCTCGAGCTCGGCAAGGCGCACGAACGCATCAACAACCTCGTCAAGGAGCTCGAGGAAAGCAGGGAATCCTTCGCCCAGATCCGCACCGAGCGCGACTCTCTTCTGGAAGAGCGCGAGCAAATGAACGTCCTGCTCAATTTCAACAGAGACGGTCAGATCAATCACCTCATCCAGCAGAACCTCGGCCTCTCAAAGAGCCTGAACGAAGCGAAGGAAACCGTCGAGCGGCTGAATCTGGACAACAACAGCACCAAGGATGAGGTGATCGCGGCAAAGCAAAACCTCGCCATCGCCAAGTCGCAGATCAACCGGCTCCAGCAGGAGAAACGGGACCAGGACCAGCGTCTCGAGGACTTGGAAAAACGGCTGCGCGGCGAGGAACGCTCGCTCGCCGGAGGCAACGCCTCGTCAAATCCGGAAGAAGTCCGGATGCTGCGTGAAATCATCCGCAAGCAGCTCGCCGTGCAGGAGCGCCGCCGCCAGGCCAGCGATCTCATGGTCCAGGCCGCCAAGGACATGGGCGGAGAAAGCGAGGAGATGGACCAGGCCATCAAATTGTTGGACGGACAGGACGTCCAGCTCACTCCCGACGAGCAGCAGCTTCTCGCCGACAGACAGGTGGATGGAGTGTTCATTTCCCCTTTCGCCCAGGACCGCGACACCGTCGGCCGCAACACCGACGCGCTGAACCGCGACATTTCCGTTCTCGAGCGGACCGCCGAGAAATCCTACTCCGCAGGCCGTCTGCTGCCAACCCGCGAATTGTTTGAAATGATCATGGAGCAGCACCCCGGCCACATCCCCACGCTTTGCAAGCTGGGTGTCGTGGACCTGAAGCTGAATGATCCCACCGCCGCCGTGGACAAGTTCCGCCGCGCGGTGGAGCTGGAGGCTAACAACCCGTATGCCCACCGGATGCTGGGTTACTCGCTTTTCCTGCTCGGGGATCTCGCCGCCGCCGAACAGGAATTCAAGACCGCCATCCAGATCCTGCCGGATGACGCGAAAAGCTATTTCCTCCTCGCCAAGACCACCCTCAACCTGGGCCGTGCGGGAGAGGCCGAAGCCAATTTCAAGGCCTCCATCGCCGCTGATCCGATGCCGAACGAGGGCTACATCGCGCTCGCGGTGCTTTGCGCGCGTGACAAACGCCTCGATCAGGCCAAGGAATACTACCAGCAGGCGCTCGAACGCGGAGCGGTGCCTGACCCCAAACTCGAAGAACGCCTCGTCACCCAGTGA
- a CDS encoding MBL fold metallo-hydrolase produces MLEDDFTYVIRKAFKGLELAPAEAAARAGLAEKDVLAFSRGDFSADIARKLAPALGLDPEALANHAHYHPQPITLPEIQRLDLPFDGERVNAWLVRSGGTALLFDTGNDRDSCLTALGGIRPDQIFITHGHRDHIGGNASFEGIPIHGPEIPRTTPVAAGDSHTCGSLVIRAVDLSGHHTPQVGYLIEGLELPVLVTGDALFAGSMGGCPTRERYQHALARLDDVLAPLPDTTVLLPGHGPATTLGEERRSNPFLSAR; encoded by the coding sequence ATGTTGGAAGACGATTTCACCTACGTCATTCGCAAGGCCTTCAAGGGACTTGAACTCGCACCGGCCGAGGCGGCGGCGCGGGCGGGACTTGCGGAAAAGGACGTGCTCGCGTTTTCCCGAGGCGATTTTTCCGCGGACATCGCCCGGAAGCTGGCCCCGGCCTTGGGCCTCGATCCGGAGGCGCTTGCGAACCACGCTCATTATCATCCGCAACCCATTACCCTTCCGGAAATCCAACGGCTCGATCTCCCCTTCGACGGCGAACGGGTGAACGCCTGGCTGGTGAGATCCGGCGGAACGGCCCTGCTTTTCGATACCGGCAACGACCGCGACTCCTGCTTGACCGCGCTCGGCGGCATCCGTCCTGATCAAATTTTCATCACTCACGGCCATCGCGACCACATCGGAGGAAATGCTTCGTTTGAAGGTATTCCGATACATGGTCCGGAAATCCCCCGCACCACCCCCGTCGCCGCCGGAGACAGCCACACATGCGGCTCCCTCGTCATCCGCGCGGTGGATCTGTCCGGCCACCACACACCCCAGGTCGGATACCTCATCGAGGGACTTGAGCTACCGGTCCTTGTCACGGGTGACGCGCTTTTCGCAGGATCCATGGGAGGTTGTCCGACACGTGAACGATATCAACACGCCCTCGCACGGTTGGACGATGTCCTCGCACCACTGCCTGACACCACCGTGCTGCTGCCCGGTCATGGTCCGGCCACCACACTCGGGGAAGAGCGGCGGAGCAATCCGTTCTTGTCAGCCCGATAG
- the ychF gene encoding redox-regulated ATPase YchF, translating to MLKAGIVGLPNVGKSTLFNAVTRTRKAEAANYPFCTIDPNVGIVSVPDPRLAVLSKISGSQKLVPTAIEFVDIAGLVKGASEGAGLGNQFLANIRETDAIVQVVRCFENDDIIHELGTVDPIRDIDIINSELILADMASLEKRRHSREKKAKGGDKEAKKEVELIDVIMPHLDQGKPALTIDFTDDDKAIVKEFFLLSSKKTIYACNVAEDELAGAIADPDSHAQVARVRKYAAEHTGSEAVVISARIEEELSEMPVEEANEFLADMGVTDSGVSALIRGVYHLLGLRTYLTTGVQETRAWTIIAGDKAPAAAGVIHTDFERGFIAAEIVHYDDLVGAGSMSAAKVAGKVRIEGKQYVMKDGDVVEFRFNV from the coding sequence ATGCTCAAGGCCGGAATCGTAGGACTACCCAATGTCGGTAAATCGACACTCTTCAATGCTGTGACCCGCACCCGCAAGGCGGAGGCGGCGAACTATCCATTCTGCACCATCGACCCGAATGTCGGCATCGTCAGCGTGCCGGATCCCCGGCTTGCGGTGCTCTCGAAGATTTCCGGTTCCCAGAAACTGGTGCCGACCGCCATCGAGTTCGTCGACATCGCCGGACTGGTGAAGGGCGCTTCGGAAGGCGCGGGCCTTGGCAACCAGTTCCTCGCGAACATCCGCGAGACCGACGCCATCGTGCAGGTCGTGCGTTGTTTCGAGAACGACGACATCATCCACGAGCTCGGCACCGTCGATCCCATCCGCGACATCGACATCATCAACTCGGAGCTGATCCTCGCCGACATGGCCTCGCTGGAAAAGCGCCGTCACTCCCGCGAGAAAAAAGCCAAGGGCGGCGACAAGGAAGCGAAGAAGGAGGTCGAGCTCATCGACGTCATCATGCCGCACCTCGATCAGGGGAAACCCGCGCTGACCATCGATTTCACCGACGATGACAAGGCCATCGTGAAAGAATTTTTCCTGCTTTCTTCGAAGAAAACCATCTACGCCTGCAACGTCGCGGAAGACGAACTTGCCGGAGCCATCGCCGACCCGGATTCCCACGCCCAGGTCGCCCGCGTCCGCAAGTATGCCGCCGAGCACACCGGTTCGGAAGCCGTCGTCATCTCCGCCCGCATCGAGGAAGAACTCAGCGAGATGCCGGTGGAGGAAGCGAATGAATTCCTCGCCGACATGGGCGTGACGGATTCCGGCGTCTCCGCGCTGATCCGTGGTGTCTACCACCTGCTCGGCCTCCGCACCTACCTTACCACGGGCGTGCAAGAAACCCGCGCGTGGACCATCATCGCCGGTGACAAGGCCCCCGCCGCCGCGGGAGTGATCCACACCGACTTCGAGCGTGGCTTCATCGCTGCGGAAATCGTCCACTATGACGATCTCGTGGGCGCCGGCAGCATGTCCGCCGCCAAGGTCGCCGGAAAGGTCCGCATCGAAGGCAAACAGTACGTCATGAAAGATGGCGACGTCGTTGAATTCCGGTTCAACGTGTAA